Genomic window (Pseudanabaena yagii GIHE-NHR1):
CTCATGCAAGTGAGCGTCAGTGCTGCATCGAAATTAATCCCAATCACCAAAGTTTCTTCAGCGAAAAAACGTGGTGATAGCTTGGCGAAAGCTCAAGCAGCAGGAGAATTACCAGACAATCTAGATTTAGATTTTCCTGATAATCCATTGATCGACCGATTAGCCGAATTTGGCGATACCCTATGTCGTGGGATTTGGCGCGAATGGTGCGATCGCGCTAATAACTGGCAAAAACAACAACCTAAAACAGAGCGTAAAGCCTTACCAGAATTAGATTTAACCGAGAAGTTAGCTGAGGTTCTCGATTTAGCTAACGAAATGCCCATAGTAAAAGCAATTCAATCTCTCAAAAAAACAGGAGGAGTTCCCCTAGATTGGTATTATTTAGCTGCTCAATATCTTCGGAAGCATCCCGATCTCGATGACAATGGCAGTCGTCAAATCATGGAAGTTTTAACCATTCATGCAGCAAAGTTAATCCGCCCCATCTATGAAGAATTTACTTTTCCTGATGGTTGGGATGATCTACGGACATACGTTAGCCGTAGTATTTCCTTACCATCGGGAGCCGTAATTGCGCCCCAGCCTGATAGCTTCTTAGTTGAGATGGGACGCTATAAAGCCGCTAAAGTGGTTGGACGTGGTAGAGAAAATGTCTGTGCGATGTCTAGCTCTGCTTACACCGTCAGCGAACAAATGGAATCAGCAACTCTTTTTGCTCCACAGGTTTATAGTAATCGTCAGATTCTATTTAATGCTCAAGCAGCAAAGCGCCAAATTTGTTCTATCTGGTCAATTGAAATTATGCTACGGCAAATTTTGATGAATCAGACTAACTCCACTGGTGGAGACTTTGAAGGACGCAAATATCGTTATCTCTATCTATATCCAACTTACTTTTTCACACCTGAAACAAACAAATTCTTGCAAAAAGCCTATTCGTGGATTGCGAGAACTCAATTTAATGTGGATATTCGTAAACATTTAATTAGCGAGGATCAAGTTGCTAAATTTGAGATCGCAAATTATCAAAGTATTGATTCTTTATTGATTACAGAGAACTTAAAGCCAGAAAATGATCGCACATTTAAAATGTTGGGCTATCCCGATGATCAGCCCCTTACATTTTTCTTTCTCGCTCTACCACCAAGCCGAGATGCTACAGATACCGAATCTTGGGTAATGCCGTCATGGTTAGCGATGGCACTGCCTCTCATCCTTGATGTAAAAACCGTTGTTTCTGAGTCACCTGTACCACCTTTTATCAGTGGCGCTGATTTTGAGGAGACAGCTTTACTCGATGGTGAGCATCAAGCCATACGTTCGTTAATTAAACGCGATCGCATTCGCCTTGATGCCATCATTCCTAAAGAGACCGCAGAGCGAAAATTCTCACCTCTTAATGCGTTGAGTGCTGCCTACTGCATTCATTTAGAGGCTAATCGCAAAAAAGATGGTGATCCTGACTGGGGAAAACTGTCGGCATTAGCCCGTGACCTAGAAACCAGTCCTCTATTTGTTTTCCACTATCTCAATGTGTGGTTACGCAAACAAGACCGAGATACTGCACCAATTCAAAAGGTAAAGCTCTATCTCGATCTCTACTACTATCTTGATCCAGAGGGAAAAGACGTGAATCAACTTCGCAAACTAACACAGCTTTATCGTGCTTTTTATCGAGCTAAGAGTCAGTATGCTAAAGCAAATGCTGTTCTCAAGCCAATTGATGAAGCAGCAGATGTAATTATCAAGATCAATACAGCCCTAGCCAATGATACAGAATCGCTTACTGATATTGTGTCTGCAAGGCTTGCTAAACTCATGACGAATGTTCGGCGGAGGGCAGCAGAAGGTAAACCAACTTTAGCTTTTGTTGATGGCAAATGGACACCTGCACTTAACAGTGAACAAGAACGCCAAGCCATTTATGAGTTCTCACTATTTTTTGTCAAAGAAATTTTTGAGGGGACTTTTAAAGGCGATCGCGCTCGTTTAGCAGGAACACAACTCAATCTAATTCGAGATACCTGTGATTATCTCTATCGTCTCGAAGATGATCGAGAACGTCAGGAGCGTAAGGTTGACGAACCCAGCGAAATTCCTGAAATTCTTGAAGAAGACAACGATCAATCAAATCTTTAATCTTGATACGACCTATGACTAAACTTCTTAACCCTGATGAAACCTACACTTTTAGCCGATATTTCGAGCTAAAGATTGAAGCCGAAGATCTTGCTAAAGAATTTGGCTACACCCTAGAAACCAAAAGATTGAGTCTACCCAAATATACTGGCGAACTAGATCGCATTCAACAAACACAGAGTAGAATTGAAGAAATTTTGCCCTATGTGACGCTCTCTAATGAATCCGCACGGAGAGAATGGTTAATTGCTCCTCTTTTAGCTGATGTTATCCATTACACAAAAGCTAAAGTGAGAGTTGAGTATCCCATCAAAGTTTCTAAGTATCTACAGGGTAATCTTGACTATTTCATCGAATCATCTCAAACACTTCTCATTGTGGAAGCAAAAAAGGCTGATTTGGACTTTGGGATGACGCAGTTAGTATCTCAGTTGATTACCCTTGATCAATGGCAAGAAGATCACACACAAGAACATTTTATTGGTGCTGTCACGACTGGTAAAACTTGGGAATTTGCTCGACTCAATCGGCATAGTAAGCACTTTGAGCAAGGTTTTGAAGATTATTCAATTCCTGATGATCTTGACGAAATCACCCGAATTCTTGTCCAAGAACTAATTGGTTAATGATTACTAGCCATTTCCAACTTTCAACTTATATACACAACTAATTCCATAAAGAGAAAACCATGACATTTCTAAAATCTATCGATTCTAAATTTTTCCACAATGAGATTCCTTATAAACCTATGGGCAAGTATGTCCACTTCCTTACCGTCCGTGTGACTGAGTCTTATCCACTTTTTCAAACTGATGGTGAACTGAATAAAGCTAGAGTCAGCGCAGGCATTAAAGATGAAAATAAAATCCCAATTAGTCGCCTAGCAATGTTTAAGAGAAAACAGTCAACTCCTGAGCGTTTGATTGGTCGTGAATTGTTGCGAAACTATGGTTTCATGACTGCTGAAGAGTGCGAGTACAATGTCAAATTTGCAATGAATAATCCTGATTGTATTATTTATGGTTTTGCAATCGGTGATTCTGGCTCTGAAAAGTCTAAAGTTGTTGTTGATACAGCCTTCTCAATCACTCCCTTTGATGAATCGAACGAAAATTTTACTTTGAATGCTCCATATGAAAATGGCACAATGGCATCTAAAGGAGAAAAAAAGGCTGATGGTAAATTGGATACTGTAATCGGTGATACTACCTCTCGTATTAATTCACAAGATCACATTCGTCCTCAAGTCTTCTTCCCTAGTATTGTCACCTTGAAAGATCCTACTGAGGCTGGATTTCTCTATGTTTTTAACAACTTACTGCGGACTCGCCATTATGGAGCGCAGACAACTCGTACAGGACGCTTACGCAATGAATTGATTGGTGTTGTCTTTGCTGATGGCGAAATTACTAGCAATTTGCGCTGGACACAGGCAATTTACGATCTCATTCCTGCTGATATTATCCAGTCCATTGATCCATTGAGTGAAGATCTCGTAATGGCAAAGGCTAAAGAGGCGATCACTGATTTACTAAAGGAAGAATTTGTCGTGCATCATGATTTTATTGGTGAAACTTTTCAACCGTTGCTCAAAGAAGTTAGAGCGATTACTAGCAGTGAAACAAGCATTCAGACTGTACTAAAAGCTGCCGATGATGAGGCTAAAGCCTATGCAGTTAAACATATCAAGAGTAAAGTTGAAAAGCCTAAAGCTGACGAAAAGCCTAAAGCAGGTAAAAAGTAATGACTCATATCTATCGCTGTGAGCTAGAGCTACATGACACGCTCTACTTTGCCACTCGTGAGATCGGACGATTGTATGAAACCGAAGCGATTGTTCATAACTATGCTCTTTGCTATGCTTTGGGACTAGTTGATAGCGATCGCTATGGTACGCAAGTATCCAAAGAACATGAATACCGATACTTTTGCCGCGAACAGGTTCCCATGTATGAGGAGCATTTGAGCAAACTTAACGAAGTGGGAATCTATGTCACCCCTGCGCGATCGCTGCAACATACTTCTGTGTTACACACATGGAAATATGCCAATAACAACTATCACGTTGAGATGGAGAAAACTCAAAAAAATATTCCTAGCTTTGGTAGAGCGAAAGAAATCGCGCCCGAAAGTGCTTTTGAATTTTTCATCTTGTCACAAAATCCTTTGCCTAAACCCTCTAAATGGATTCGTTTGGGTAAATGGATGAGTAAGGCAGAATTGACGGTGAAAGAGCTAGATAAAGTTAAACAGGGAAATGGAGATTTTATATTTCCTTATCCCCTCAATCCTCTTGATGTGATGTTTACTCACCAAGTCTTGAGCTATGACACTGTAAATATGCCCCCCGTTAGTCTGATTCGCAATGTCAGTATAAACGGACATTTTTATGAGGTTGACGGCTTCAAAATCCCTGCTCGTATGGAATATCGCTTTAAGGTATAGGTTATGACTATTCAAGAACTATGCGATCGCCTGTCACAATTTCCACCAGACACACCAGTTGTCGTAAGAGGTTACGAAGGCGGATTTAATGATGTCTTAAAAGTCGAAGCTGTTGAAATACAGCTAAACGTTAATGCCGAACATTGGTACTATGGAGCGCACAGCAAACCCGATATCTTGTCTGAAGCGATCGCAGATGTTCCATTGACTAAAGTTATCTACCTACATAGCGATAATCATCTTGCAGAGCAATAGCACAAGTGCAGATCTGGTGAGATCGAACGTGAAGATAGAATGTAGTTTTTGAGGATATTGCAAATGATTGCTAGACAACCAGAACTAACCTACTCAGAATATCTCGCTTACGAACAATCAAGCCCTAAAAAGCATGAGTTTGTCAATGGACAAGCTTTTGCAATGGCTGAGGAAGATGAAAATCATAATTTGATTGTTATCAATCTAGTTGGTTGTATCCATCCACATCTGCGCGGTACTGGCTCTCGTTTGTTAGCTCTAGCGATGAAACTCACGATCGCCTCTGCAAATAACGCGACTTATTATCCTGATGTGATGGTAGTTTGCGATCGCTCAGATAACGATCCCTATGTCAAACAGAAACCCTGTCTCTTAATCGAAGTTCTATCACCTTTTACAGCCATGCTTGATCGGCGAGAAAAGCTTTTCAACTATCAGAAATTGGAATCCTTGCAAGAATATGTGATGGTTTCTCAAACTGAAATCAAAGTAGAGCTTTATCGCCGCGATCCCGAAGGTTGGTTAGTCCAATCCTTGAGCATAGGTGAAAGCCTACAATTGCAGTCGATTGACTTAGCGATCGCTCTTTCAGATATTTATGAGGATGTCCAGTTATGAAAAAATGAATGAAACTATTTGAGCGATCGCAACTACTCCATTAAGCCCCAAAGCCCTTTTTATTTTTCTTAGATTTGACTGGTTTGAGTGTTCTACCACTATTAGCGATCGCTAATCTCATACTTCGTATTTTCTGATATTCCCTGATTTTTGCCGCCAGAGGATGACTCGTCTCAATTCTAAGATGGGTAAGAGACATGACCAATGGTTTAGATTTTTGATCGTCTTGATCGTCTTGATCGGAGTTTGAGACTTCAGCATCCTTAGCACTCATGCTACAAAGTATACCCGCCATATCACCAGCGTAGAACACTTTATCCATCTCATAGACTGTATTTGTGTCAGCAAGATATACACCTTGTTCTTTGAGTGCCTGAAACCCTATTTCATTAATCCGAACATTAATAGGAAGGCTAGACTCCATATCTAGAAATAATTGACGCGCAAAAACTGGATCATCAATAGTTGCTGTAGCAAACATTCTCTCTGTTAATTCATCAATATTTTCATTCATATATGCCTCACAGCTTAGTTGTTAACTTTATGCCTAAAACACCAATTTATCCTGAATACCTGACAGGACGGCATATTCACGCACTTTTTTTAACTTTAGTTAGCTCCGTTGACAAGGAATTAGGCGATCGCCTGCATGGTGAAAAAGCCAATAAAGGATTTGGGTTGAGTCCAATTCAAGTAGCGGTTAGCGATTGGCGATTAGCGGTTAGCTCTGACAGGAATTTCAGCAAACCTAGACTAAAAAAAGCTAACAGCCAACCGCTAAAAGCTAAAAGCCTCTCTTGGCAAAATCAAGAAATCCCCCCCTCAACCCCTTGCTGGTGGCGCATTTCCCTCTTAGATGAAGTTCTCTTTGGCAAACTCACAGGACTTTGGTTAAATCTCAACCCCGATCGAGCTTTTCATCTCGGTTCTGCTGACCTCTATATCACCAGCATTCTCGGCACACCGCAATCAAGCCAACCTTGGTCAAACTTCGCTACCTACCAACAAATCTACGATCGCGCTTCCGACACCGAACGCAATATTACCTTTCACCTCGCCACACCCACTGCTTTCCGTCAGGGCAAATACGACTCGCCATTGCCCACTCGCGACAATGTGTTTAAGAGCCTATGCGATCGCTGGAACACCTACAGCGAAATCCCAATTAATCCCGAAATTATCGAATATATCTTTCCCAGTAAATTTGACATTAAGACAGAAGTTGTCAAGAATTACGACACCCATAGTTTTATCGGTTGTGTCGGTGAAATTGGTTATCGAATTCTCGGTGATGCTTCACCAGATGCGCTCAAACAAATTAATGCCCTAGCAGACTTTGCAATGTTTGCAGGAATTGGACGCAAAACCACAATGGGAATGGGGATGGGGAGGAGGCTTTTTGGATGAAGAGGCTGTTAGCTGTTAGCGATTAGCTGTTAGCTTTTTTTGGGAGAAGGCGATTAGCGATTAGCTGTTAGCTTCTTGGAGTTATTTATCCTTCTAAAAATATACTTGTAATCACAAATCTCTAAAAGCTAACAGCTAACAGCTAACAGCTAAAAAAATCATGAAAGACTTCAAAGAACTAAAAGTATGGCAGCGTTCGCATCAAATCACACTCAAAATTTACAAGATTACCTCCAATTTTCCCAAAGAAGAACTTTATGGTCTGGTTAGCCAAATGCGCCGATCTTCCTCATCGATTCCGACAAATATTGCAGAAGGTTGTGGTAGAGGTTCTGATGCTGACTTTGCAAGATTTTTGCAAATAGCAATGGGATCAGCCAGTGAACTGGAATATCAGCTATTACTGTCTGTAGATCTTGGCTTCATCAACCAAGAAGCATACCAAGCCATAAATCCAGAACTAATCGAAACAAAAAGAATGCTCAACTCCTTGCTACAAAAATTAAGATCCAAAAGCTAGCCTCCAAAAGCCAAAAGCTAACCGCTAAAAGCTAACCGCTAATCGCCCCAAAAACTATGAATGAACCAATCCCCATCGCCGCTTTAAACCAATACGCTTACTGCCCTCATCGTTGCTGGCGGATGTTTTGTGCAGGAGAATTTGTCGAGAATCATTACACGATTGAAGGAACCGATCTACATCAACGAGTACATACAGTTGGCGAAAATCAACGGGAGGAGACTTGGCAAATCAGGGCGATCTGGCTGAAGTCGGAACAATATGGCTTGATTGGCAAATCTGACTTGATTGAAGAAGTTGATGACAATCTCTATCCCATTGAATATAAACGCGGACATAAAGGCGAGTGGGATAATGACGCAATGCAGGTTGTGGCTCAAGCGCTCTGTTTAGAAGAGATGACAGGAAAAAGCATTACCAAGGGCTATGTCTATTATGCTCAGACACACCAAAGACAAGAGATTGAGATTACATCTGAGTTACGAAATAAGGCGATCGCGGCAATTACGGAAATTTCGCAAATGATGGAAACTGGCAAGATGCCTCCTGCAATCTATGGCAATCGGTGTAAGGGTTGCAGTCTGTTTACTCAATGCGTACCGATGGCGAAGGAAAAGGTTAGTAAATATAAGGAAGGAGCTTAAAAGCAATGGGAACAGTTTATGTAAGTCAGGATGACTCGTTTATTGGCAAGACCGATGAACGCTTAACGGTGAAGGCGGAGAAAAAACAAATCCTAGATGTCCCATTGATCAAAATTGATGGATTAGTAATTCTCGGTCGCGCCACGATTTCACCTGCGGCAGTGATAGAACTGCTAGAGCGAAAAATTCCGATGTCGTTTATGACAGGAACGGGGCGCTTTCTCGGTCGTCTAGAACCTGAGCTAACTAAAAATATTTTTGTAAGGCGATCGCAGTGGGATGCAGCAGGGGAAACACCGAAGGCGATCCATATGGTGCAAGCCTTTGTGCGTGGCAAGTTAAAAAATTATCGAGCGTCATTAATGCGGCATCTGCGGGATTATCCCGATAATGATTTACAGAAATGGATTGACGATCTCGAACGGGCGATCGATTCGCTGGCGACCATTAAAGCGATCGCTAGTTTGCGAGGTGTGGAGGGGCATGGCAGTGCTGTCTATTGGCAAGCTTTTCCTAAATTAATTCGTGCCGATGGTTTTAGCTTCACAACCCGCAATCGTCGCCCACCTATCGATCCTGTGAACGCGATGTTAAGTTTTGGCTATTCCCTATTGCGTCACGATGTTCAAGGGGCGCTAAATATTGTCGGTTTCGATCCCTATCTTGGCTATTTGCACACAGAGCGCTATGGTCGCCCCAGTCTTGCCCTTGACCTCATGGAAGAGTTTCGCCCCTTGATTGTCGATGCGATTGTGTTGTCGGCAATCAATCGTAAAGCGATCGCGCCCAAGGATTTTACTTCTGAGCCTCTGAGCAAGGCGATTTCTCTGTCCAATGAGGCAAGAAAAGTATTTTTGACACTGTACGAGCAGAAGAAACAATCAAAATTTAAGCATCCCGTCATGGGTCGTCAATGTACTTATCAAGAGGCTTTTGAGCTTCAGGCAAGATTGTTAGCTAAGTATCTGATGGATGAAACGGATAAGTATCCACCGTTGGTGATGAAGTAGTTTTTGGCTTTTAGCTGTTAGCGATTAGCTCTTAGCTTTTGGCTGATTTAAGAGCTAATGGGACGAAAGCCTAATAAATTTTAAATGAACTCCAAACTTTAACCTAATCTAATTAAAAAGCTAACAGCTAACAGCTAATCGCTAAAACCCCATGTTCATTGTCATCTCCTACGACATTCCTGAAGACAAACGCCGTACTAAAATCCATAAGATCCTCAAATCTTACGGTCAATGGATGCAGTTTAGTGTGTTTGAGTGTGAGCTTACTGATGCTCAATATGCGAAGTTGCGATCACGTTTGAGTAAGTTGATTAAACCGAGTGAAGATAGTATTCGCTTTTACTTCCTTTGTGCTTGCTGTCAGCCTAAAATAGAGCGTATTGGCGGCGAACAGGTGCGCGACGACACAATCTTTTTCGCTTAATTTTTAGTTCACAGGTTGCGCGAGTCGTTGGGTGTTTTTGAGGACTGTATGCAATTGTTGGTAATCAATGTGTTAACTGGTATGGCTTTAGATGCGATCAGGCGATTTGTTCGGTTCGCGCAAGTCCTGAATGCACTGATATATCTATGTTTTCAATGTTTATTACAAGATCTAGATTCGCTCCAAACTGTCCAAATCTGCTACAATTGCGATCGTTCGCGCAAATGTACCTTGAAAATCAAATATAATATATTTTTCAAGCGCGGGCAGCTTCAAAGCCTCTGAAACCCTTTTAGGGATTGAAACTCCACTGCCTTGACGATAGAATTGCACCCATCCTAGCGCTTCAAAGCCTCTGAAACCCTTTTAGGGATTGAAACTTGACATCCCATGAACTTGAATCCTAGATAATATCTAGCTTCAAAGCCTCTGAAACCCTTTTAGGGATTGAAACGACATCCCGTGGTATAATCCTAGATATTATCTAGGCTTCAAAGCCTCTGAAACCCTTTTAGGGATTGAAACATGCTTACGGGATTAGCATCCTCATAGGGATTTACGCTTCAAAGCCTCTGAAACCCTTTTAGGGATTGAAACATGAACAAAGAACGATTGGCTGATATGCCTGAGGCGCGAAAAGCTTCAAAGCCTCTGAAACCCTTTTAGGGATTGAAACGATGGAATTTAGAAGCTCCTAACTTACCCTCTTATGCTTCAAAGCCTCTGAAACCCTTTTAGGGATTGAAACTCTCAGAACTTTGAATAAAGGATAGAAGAGAGGCTGCTTCAAAGCCTCTGAAACCCTTTTAGGGATTGAAACCCGTTGCCGCTATTCAAGCCGTAGTCTAGCCCGTGCTTCAAAGCCTCTGAAACCCTTTTAGGGATTGAAACGAAGCGACAATTCCAGCACCTATAGCTGTTGTAGCTGGCTTCAAAGCCTCTGAAACCCTTTTAGGGATTGAAACTAATAGAATCTCATCCCTAATTCTATTATTACTTTCGCTTCAAAGCCTCTGAAACCCTTTTAGGGATTGAAACGCAAAATTCTAGATGATATTCTGCAACCTCCTTATAAGAAGCTTCAAAGCCTCTGAAACCCTTTTAGGGATTGAAACGTAAATGGCGCAAAAGACGCTATAGAATCGACAATAGCTTCAAAGCCTCTGAAACCCTTTTAGGGATTGAAACAAAGGATTCATACAGACTCTTTTCTGCTCTCTCAGCTTCAAAGCCTCTGAAACCCTTTTAGGGATTGAAACATTGCCCAAAACTGCGCCAAGCGCTCTCAAGAAGCGCTTCAAAGCCTCTGAAACCCTTTTAGGGATTGAAACTTGCCAAATTACCAAGTAAGTGCTAGCCTAGGATGGCTTCAAAGCCTCTGAAACCCTTTTAGGGATTGAAACTTCGATTGCTTGAGACACATTCGAGAGAATCTCAGCTTCAAAGCCTCTGAAACCCTTTTAGGGATTGAAACGTGCGCCCTCTGTTTCTTCTCTTTATATCTTCTTCTGCTTCAAAGCCTCTGAAACCCTTTTAGGGATTGAAACAATCCGTATGAAGGCGTTAACAATGCAGCCGCCATTTTTAGCTTCAAAGCCTCTGAAACCCTTTTAGGGATTGAAACCGCAACATCTGCTTTCTTTTTTGATAGGCGAATCGCTTCAAAGCCTCTGAAACCCTTTTAGGGATTGAAACTTTACCTCCGACGGATTCCAACTTTCTTACGATACCGCTTCAAAGCCTCTGAAACCCTTTTAGGGATTGAAACCTTCTTTCGGAGCTTTGAATGAAGGATAGAAGGGGCTTCAAAGCCTCTGAAACCCTTTTAGGGATTGAAACATAAACCCATTCATTTTGAGGGATACCTTTTAGAGGCTTCAAAGCCTCTGAAACCCTTTTAGGGATTGAAACGATAGCGATCGCGCCTATCAAGTGGCTTAACCTTTATCGGCTGCTTCAAAGCCTCTGAAACCCTTTTAGGGATTGAAACTTTTTCATCTTCAATTTTGTAGCCAAAACATTTAAGCTTCAAAGCCTCTGAAACCCTTTTAGGGATTGAAACTATGCCTATATCACAGGTACTTTTTTGGTAGACACTGCTTCAAAGCCTCTGAAACCCTTTTAGGGATTGAAACCCCTCATCAACTTCCTCATCACCTAGATACCAACGCTTCAAAGCCTCTGAAACCCTTTTAGGGATTGAAACGCTTAACCTTTATCGGCTTACGGGGAGTTAGCCGCCGCTTCAAAGCCTCTGAAACCCTTTTAGGGATTGAAACCAAGGTGCAAACAATTACTTTCTGGACAGTGCCACGCTTCAAAGCCTCTGAAACCCTTTTAGGGATTGAAACAAATCGACAATTTTGTGAAGTGCTAGAAGACTTGAGCTTCAAAGCCTCTGAAACCCTTTTAGGGATTGAAACAATTTGCTGATTTCCGCAGTCATCGTCTAGACCATGCTTCAAAGCCTCTGAAACCCTTTTAGGGATTGAAACGAAGCATTAGTAAGTGCACCACCTGCAACTGCGAAGCTTCAAAGCCTCTGAAACCCTTTTAGGGATTGAAACGGAATCGCCAGTATAAAGCTGACCGCCCTTCCCTAGCTTCAAAGCCTCTGAAACCCTTTTAGGGATTGAAACTTAGCAGATTCTCATCAGTAAATCTACAGTTAGGCTTCAAAGCCTCTGAAACCCTTTTAGGGATTGAAACACACTCACGCCTTGCGGTGCTTGGGTGAAGGTTATCGCTTCAAAGCCTCTGAAACCCTTTTAGGGATTGAAACACACGCAACGCTATGGTCTAGAAGTCCCTATCCTTTCACCTGCTTCAAAGCCTCTGAAACCCTTTTAGGGATTGAAACATGGCTAATCGCCCAATTCCCAGAGCCGAGCGATTGCGCTTCAAAGCCTCTGAAACCCTTTTAGGGATTGAAACGGAACTGCTACAGGCTGCGGCTCAGGATTCATAGCGCTTCAAAGCCTCTGAAACCCTTTTAGGGATTGAAACATTTATATCTAGATGAATCCATAATTAGCTACCTCGCTTCAAAGCCTCTGAAACCCTTTTAGGGATTGAAACGCAGTATCAGACTGCATAACAGTCACGACTAAAGAGCTTCAAAGCCTCTGAAACCCTTTTAGGGATTGAAACCATGCAAAATATTGAGGAATTCTGCCATGACTAATTGAGGCTTCAAAGCCTCTGAAACCCTTTTAGGGATTGAAACAGTTGTACATAATTTTCAGCCCCTATAACATTAATGCTTCAAAGCCTCTGAAACCCTTTTAGGGATTGAAACAGCATTTAAGAGTTTATAAGTGGCTACTACTGGATTAGAGGCTTCAAAGCCTCTGAAACCCTTTTAGGGATTGAAACTGAAAGCATTATAAGAAGCATCATATGAGCTACTGCTTCAAAGCCTCTGAAACCCTTTTAGGGATTGAAACATTTAGGTAGCGCCGCCGAAGGTATTCAAGATGCTCAAAGCTTCAAAGCCTCTGAAACCCTTTTAGGGATTGAAACAAGACTAGGATCTGCAAGCATTGCGATAGAGGGAGCTTCAAAGCCTCTGAAACCCTTTTAGGGATTGAAACTCTTAATCTAGATGCTTCTATAGAACCCATTTGGTATCCTAGGAAGCCTTAGCGAGACGCTTAAGCATAAGCCTGATAAAGCAAAGATGGATTCTGGCATTAGCATTGTCTAAAGTTCTGTCAAAGTTTTTGACCAGACTTTTACAACGATCCATCCAAGCATTGGAACGTTCGACAATCCAACGCATCGGAATGACCACAAAACCAGATATGCCCAGTTCCGCCTTTTCCTGTCTAGACATTTTCGGTGCAACCTTAAACCGAATCTTGGACATAATTTGCGGGTAAATCGCTTCTAAAGCAGGGATTAACTTGTCAGGGTGATAGCCATGATCAACCATGACAGTGATCTTGGGTATATTCACAGGCTTAGCTTTAAAGTAGTCAATATTTTGAGCAAACATTTCAATCAA
Coding sequences:
- the cas1d gene encoding type I-D CRISPR-associated endonuclease Cas1d translates to MGTVYVSQDDSFIGKTDERLTVKAEKKQILDVPLIKIDGLVILGRATISPAAVIELLERKIPMSFMTGTGRFLGRLEPELTKNIFVRRSQWDAAGETPKAIHMVQAFVRGKLKNYRASLMRHLRDYPDNDLQKWIDDLERAIDSLATIKAIASLRGVEGHGSAVYWQAFPKLIRADGFSFTTRNRRPPIDPVNAMLSFGYSLLRHDVQGALNIVGFDPYLGYLHTERYGRPSLALDLMEEFRPLIVDAIVLSAINRKAIAPKDFTSEPLSKAISLSNEARKVFLTLYEQKKQSKFKHPVMGRQCTYQEAFELQARLLAKYLMDETDKYPPLVMK
- the cas6 gene encoding CRISPR-associated endoribonuclease Cas6, encoding MPHSLVVNFMPKTPIYPEYLTGRHIHALFLTLVSSVDKELGDRLHGEKANKGFGLSPIQVAVSDWRLAVSSDRNFSKPRLKKANSQPLKAKSLSWQNQEIPPSTPCWWRISLLDEVLFGKLTGLWLNLNPDRAFHLGSADLYITSILGTPQSSQPWSNFATYQQIYDRASDTERNITFHLATPTAFRQGKYDSPLPTRDNVFKSLCDRWNTYSEIPINPEIIEYIFPSKFDIKTEVVKNYDTHSFIGCVGEIGYRILGDASPDALKQINALADFAMFAGIGRKTTMGMGMGRRLFG
- the cas4 gene encoding CRISPR-associated protein Cas4; the protein is MNEPIPIAALNQYAYCPHRCWRMFCAGEFVENHYTIEGTDLHQRVHTVGENQREETWQIRAIWLKSEQYGLIGKSDLIEEVDDNLYPIEYKRGHKGEWDNDAMQVVAQALCLEEMTGKSITKGYVYYAQTHQRQEIEITSELRNKAIAAITEISQMMETGKMPPAIYGNRCKGCSLFTQCVPMAKEKVSKYKEGA
- the cas2 gene encoding CRISPR-associated endonuclease Cas2 produces the protein MFIVISYDIPEDKRRTKIHKILKSYGQWMQFSVFECELTDAQYAKLRSRLSKLIKPSEDSIRFYFLCACCQPKIERIGGEQVRDDTIFFA
- a CDS encoding four helix bundle protein, with product MKDFKELKVWQRSHQITLKIYKITSNFPKEELYGLVSQMRRSSSSIPTNIAEGCGRGSDADFARFLQIAMGSASELEYQLLLSVDLGFINQEAYQAINPELIETKRMLNSLLQKLRSKS